Proteins encoded in a region of the Athene noctua chromosome 4, bAthNoc1.hap1.1, whole genome shotgun sequence genome:
- the KLHL5 gene encoding kelch-like protein 5 isoform X3, which translates to MEPCASDEFFQALNHAEQTFKKMENYLRHKQLCDVVLVAGDRRIPAHRLVLSSVSDYFAAMFTNDVREARQEEIKMEGVEPNALWALVQYAYTGRLELKEDNIECLLSTACLLQLSQVVEACCKFLMKQLHPSNCLGIRSFADAQGCTDLHKVAHNYTMENFMEVIRNQEFLLLPATEIAKLLASDDMNIPNEETILNALLTWVRHDLEQRRKDLSKLLAYIRLPLLAPQFLADMENNALFRDDIECQKLIMEAMKYHLLPERRPMLQSPRTKPRKSTVGVLFAVGGMDATKGATSIEKYELRTNMWTPVANMNGRRLQFGVAVLDDKLYVVGGRDGLKTLNTVECYNPRTKTWSVMPPMSTHRHGLGVAVLEGPMYAVGGHDGWSYLNTVERWDPQARQWNFVASMSTPRSTVGVAILNGKLYAVGGRDGSSCLKSVECFDPHTNKWTLCAQMSKRRGGVGVTTWNGFLYAIGGHDAPASNLTSRLSDCVERYDPKTDMWTAVASMSISRDAVGVCLLGDKLYAVGGYDGQTYLNTVESYDPQTNEWTQVAPLCLGRAGACVVTVKL; encoded by the exons ATTGGTTCTCTCCTCTGTTTCGGACTACTTTGCGGCAATGTTCACTAATGACGTAAGGGAAGCAAGACAGGAAGAAATCAAGATGGAAGGTGTAGAGCCAAATGCACTGTGGGCTCTGGTTCAATATGCATATACAG GTCGCCTTGAATTAAAAGAAGATAACATTGAGTGCCTGTTGTCTACAGCTTGCCTTCTTCAGCTCTCTCAGGTTGTAGAAGCATGCTGTAAATTTCTAATGAAGCAGCTTCACCCATCTAATTGCCTTGGAATCCGATCTTTCGCTGATGCGCAGGGTTGCACTGACTTGCACAAGGTGGCTCACAATTATACTATG gaaaacttcATGGAAGTAATTAGAAACCAAGAATTTCTATTATTGCCAGCCACTGAAATTGCAAAGCTTTTAGCAAGTGATGACATGAATATTCCTAATGAAGAAACTATACTGAATGCACTACTTACATGGGTTCGACATGATTTggaacagagaaggaaagatcTCAGTAAACTCCTGGCTTACATTAGACTGCCTCTGCTTGCTCCACAA tttctggcaGATATGGAAAATAATGCACTCTTTAGGGATGACATTGAATGTCAAAAACTCATTATGGAAGCAATGAAGTACCATCTGTTGCCAGAAAGACGACCTATGTTACAAAGTCCTCGCACCAAACCTAGAAAATCTACAGTGGGCGTGTTGTTTGCAGTTGGAGGAATGGATGCAACAAAAG GAGCTACAAGCATTGAAAAGTATGAACTTCGTACCAACATGTGGACTCCTGTTGCAAACATGAATGGACGAAGATTGCAGTTTGGAGTTGCAGTGTTGGATGATAAATTGTATGTTGTTGGTGGCAGAGATGGACTGAAAACATTGAATACTGTGGAGTGCTACAACCCTAGAACAAAAACTTGGAGTGTAATGCCACCTATGTCTACTCATCGTCATGGTCTTG GAGTAGCTGTATTGGAAGGTCCCATGTATGCTGTAGGAGGACATGATGGCTGGAGCTACCTGAATACAGTAGAAAGATGGGATCCACAGGCTCGTCAGTGGAACTTTGTAGCTAGCATGTCAACTCCAAGGAGCACTGTTGGTGTAGCAATATTAAATGGAAA gCTTTATGCAGTTGGTGGTCGAGATGGAAGTTCTTGTCTTAAGTCAGTAGAATGTTTTGATCCTCATACAAACAAATGGACCCTCTGTGCTCAGATGTCAAAAAGAAGAGGTGGTGTAGGTGTAACCACCTGGAATGGGTTCTTATATGCAATAGGTGGTCACGATGCCCCAGCATCAAACTTAACGTCCAGGCTATCAGACTGTGTAGAAAG GTATGATCCAAAAACAGACATGTGGACTGCTGTGGCCTCTATGAGCATTAGCAGAGATGCTGTGGGAGTATGTCTTCTTGGTGACAAGTTGTATGCTGTTGGAGGATATGATGGTCAAACATACCTTAATACAGTGGAGTCTTATGATCCCCAGACAAATGAATGGACACAG GTTGCACCATTGTGCTTAGGAAGAGCTGGAGCATGTgttgtgactgtaaaactgtaa